AAGGTGAACATCCCTTTGATCAACTACAGTACCAGGGAGCGAAAGTTTTAATCGTTAACCGCAACTTTGGCTGTGGTTCATCGCGGGAACACGCACCACAAGCGATCGCAAAATGGGGAATTCAAGCCCTCATCGGCGAAAGCTTCGCGGAAATCTTTTTTGGTAACTGTGTGGCAATGGGTATACCTTGTGTGACGGCTGATGCAGCTACCGTTAAACAACTGCAAGATTTAGTAGCCGCCAATCCTCAAGCAGCCGTGACAATAAATTTGCAAACCTTGCAAGTACAAATCGGTGATTACACTGCCTCAATTTCCATAGGCGAAGGTTCCAGAAACATGTTCGTTTCTGGCAGTTGGGACGCTTGCGGACAGTTAGTATCTAACACCAACCAAATACGGCAAACAGCGACAAAACTGCCTTACATAAGTTGGGGGAAGTTAGGAGTTAGAAGTTAGGAGTTAGGAGTTAGGAGTCAGTGGTCAGTGGTCAGTTGTCAGTGGTCAGTTGTCAGTTGTCAGTTGTCAGTGGTCAGTTATCAGTTGTCAGTTGTCAGTTGTCAGTTGTCAGTTGTCAGTTGTCAGTGGTCAGGGGTTATTTCTCCGCCATCCTCCTCATCTCCCTCATCACCCCTGCTCCCCTGCCCCCCTGCCCCCCTGCACCCCTGCTCCCCTACAGACCGCCTTCCGGAGTCCCCTCTGGTGTCGTATTGGGAAGTTCCTGCTGGGGATTATTCTCATTAGCTGGTTTCTCGGTATCGCGAAGTTCCTGCTGAGAATTATTCTGTTTAGCTGGTTTTTCAGTATTGTCAAGCACCTGTTTGGCTAGATTTGCCGCTGCTTGTTTAAATAACGGTTCTAATTTATTTCGCCAGTACTGAGTATTAGGCAACTTTTCAGGATGGTTTTTATAATCTAAAACTTTATCCCATTGACCATCTTCTAGTGCTTGGTTGATGTCATTAAATAAAGCATCCGCTTTAGTCCAATCTTCCTGCCATTGGTTAATGATTGCAGTGGTTTCTTTAATGCCAGAAGAAGCATTTGCCGGAATTGATTTCAGCAGTGCGATCGCTCCCACTAAATCTCCTGAATCATACTTATTTTTTGCTTGTTCTACAATCTTGCCACTATCAACACTAGGCTGTGATTGCACTGATTTTTCTGAGTCAGAATTTTCTGATTCAGAAGTTGGTGTTTTTGATATTTCTGAAGCCGGAATTACTACATCCCTAGATTTTTGTCTTGGCTTGGGAACTGGTAGAGAAGTAATTAAAGAACTATCATTTACTGTTTTAATGGCAATGCCTTGATCCCGCAGGCAAGAAATCCATTGATCATTATTGGCTATCACTTGCGAGTTTACCCAAGCCGAACGATTAGAGTTGAGTTTAATTTCTATCCAACCTCGTTTTGTCCGGTTGCCAGTAACCTCAAACTTGGTATCATTGCCAACTGTCCGCAAAACATTATCAGAATTAATAGAACTCGGTTCGGAACGAATATTAGAATTACCTACAACCACAGCCGAACACTTGCCCGTTGCAGCACTATTATTGCCTGTAAAATTAGCGGCGAAATCTTTGATATTAGGAAATACATTTGCTGCCAAGGCAGCTGCACCACCTGCCAATAATATGCCAATTAAAAGCGGCAATGGATCAGTTTTATTAGAGTTTTTCTGACGGGCTGGTTTGGCAGTGGCAGGATTTGCAGGGGCGACTGCAAGGGTTGGCTGGCGAGATGCTTGAGATAGAGAAATGGTTGGCTGGTAACTGTGATTTTTCAGAGATTCTTGTGGTTTGGTAACTGCCAACACAGGATTAAGGACGTTTTGACATGCTTGCAGTGCTTCCGTTACCGTTTGGTAGCGGTCTTTGAAGTGATAACGCACCATCTTGGTTAACACTGCTGCCAATCGATAGTTAACGTTTGCCAAATGCTGCCAGAGGATTTCACCTGTATCAGGGTCTTCTTGCAATTGTGCAGGCAGTACTCCTGTAAGTGCTTGGATGGCGATAATGCCAAGGGAATAGATATCACTGTTGGGACGGGGTTTACCTTGCCCTTGTTCTGTGGGCATATAACCAGGAGTGCCAATAGCCACTGTCGCAGAGGCTTGTCCGCCAACTGTCACCATTGGCGACCTTAATTGCTTCACCGCCCCAAAATCTACTAAAACTAATTTCTGGTCAGAAGTACGACGAATAATATTATCCGGCTTAATGTCGCGGTGAATCACACCTTGAGCGTGAACAAATTCTAAAATGCCCAGAACTTCCTGCAACATTTGAATTACTTGGTCTTCACTCCATTTCTGACCAGGTATAAGTTCCTCTGTGAGGGTATGTCCTTCAATAAATTCTTGTACTAAATAAAATTCTTGGTTTTCGTCGAAGTAAGCCAGCAACCTGGGTATTTGGTCATGGTTCCCCAGTTTTTCTAAAGTTTCAGCTTCGCTGTTAAATAGACGCTTCGCAGTTTCAAAAACTCTGGGGTCAGTTGCAGGTTGCAGATGCTTGACAACGCAAATGGGGTTGCCCGGTCGCCTGGTATCTTGGGCAATATAAGTTTGACCAAATCCTCCCGCAGCAAGGACTTTAATTACTTGGTAACGATGGTCTAATAGCTTGCCTATCATATGATTCCCCAGAGTTATTACCTAAATTTTCCAGCTAGTAATAAATATCTCCAAATTTTCTGCAATCAAATCCGCTATCTTGAGAAAAGATTTAGACTAAAACTCAGCTTTTTAATAAATCCAGACTGTTAATTTTTCTTTTAGTGCCTCTGTTGACTACCGATGCCACCTAGAATAACAAACCCAGTCACATGGCAGTATGCTGAACTTCTCATGCAACCTGCTTTCATTCGTGTTATCGATAATATTCGTAAACATCTCGATGCATCTGCCTGGAAGGGAACTTACGAAGATGTACTCATTTGGCCAGCTAGCACCACTGATGAAACGAAAGCGCTGGTAACTCAGTTGTTGCAAGACATGGAAACCGCAACAGCAGAACAAGGAGATAGAATCAGAGACACCCTTGCCCATCTGCCAATGCCCCATCCAGGATATCATCTGAATTTGCAACGTCAAGAGCAACAAGTAAGTATTGATTTGTGGGAACTGTGTTATCAGGTGTGTTTTCTTAACTATAGTCCAGAGAATGAAGCAGTTAATATTGATACTAGTTTAATTGATGAATTCGGTGAAGTCGATTGGCTGCGTTTGGAAGATAAAACTAAGGAGATAGTCAAGCAAGTGTTTGCAAGTTTACCAGGGGATTGAATTTTAGATCCCCGACTTCTTCAAGAAGTTGGGGATCTAAACTAAACGAGATTTTACAAAATCCCAAATTGGTATTACACTTTGAATTTCTCAGTGATCCGCTTGGTTGCTTCTTCTACATTTTGCCGGCTATTGAATGCTGAAATTCGGAAGTAGCCTTCACCCGCCGCACCAAATCCAGAACCGGGTGTACCTACAACGTTGACTGTGTGCAGCAATTTATCAAAGAATTCCCAACTGGATAAACCATTGGGGGTTTTCACCCAAACATAAGGTGCATTCACGCCACCATACACAGCCAAACCGGCTGCTGTCAGTTGTTCACGAATAATTTTGGCGTTTTCTAAATAAAAACTCACCAATGCTTTGATTTGCGCTTGCCCTTCTTGGGAGTAAACTGCTTCTGCTCCCCGTTGTACAATGTAGGATACACCATTGAATTTGGTCGATTGGCGACGGTTCCACAGTTTCCACAGTTCCACGTCTGAACCATCTGCTGCTTTTGCAGTCAAGGTTTTGGGTACAACGGTTAATGCACAACGGGTTCCGGTAAAGCCTGCATTCTTGGAGAAAGACCGAAACTCGATCGCAACTTCTCTAGCACCATCAATTTCATAGATGGAGTGGGGAATCGACGGATCGGTGATATATGCTTCATAGGCAGCATCAAAGAAAATAATCGAGTTATTGGCTTTGGCGTAGTCTACCCATGCCTTTAAATGTTCTTTGGTAGCAGTTGCACCGGTGGGGTTATTGGGGAAACACAGATAAATTAAATCAACTTTCTTTGAGGGAATCTCGGCGGTGAAGTTGTTTTCTGCGGTAATTGGCAGATATACTAAGCCTTCAAACTCGCCTTGATCATTTGCATTCCCTGTATTTCCCGCCATGACGTTAGTATCTACATATACGGGGTAAACGGGATCTGTAACGGCGATAATGTTGTCATGTCCGAAGATGTCGAGGATATTGCCCGTGTCGCATTTGGAACCATCGGAAATAAAGATTTCCGAAGCATCTACCTCTGCTCCCCTTGCTTGGAAATCTTGGACAGCAATTTTTTCCCGTAACCAAGCATAACCTTGTTCTGGGCCGTAGCCTTTGAAGGTAGCGCGATCGCCCATTTCTTCCACAGCTAGGATCATAGCTGTGCGGCAAGCTTCTGGTAATGGTTCGGTGACATCACCAATGCCTAAACGGATAATCTGAGCATCGGGATTGGCTTCGGCGAAAGCATTAACCCGTCGCGCAATTTCTGGAAACAGATAACCCGCTTTCAGCTTGAGGTAGTTGTCGTTAATTGTTGCCATAGTAGATTTGTTGACTGATGACTTGTACTGAGCGAAGCCGAAGTACTGATGACTGTTGACAGTCAGAAATGAACAATTAGAATGGGATATTTTTTTATTGAAAAGTCCCTAAAACAGCTTACTGCTAATTCATGTTTGGGATACATTTGTTGCTTGTAGCAATGTCACTCTGATGCTGTTTCTAATGCTGCTGCTACTACCCGAAAATGTTCGTCCTGCTGGAGTTTAGCGATTAACTGCTTGGCTTGGGGGTCTTGACAACCTTGAAGTGCGATCGCAACTCGCCACCGCTTTTGCCAAGATGAATCTTCTGCAAGTTCGGTTAACAACGCCAAAGCCTGATTCTTCAGGGAAGATTTCAACACTTGACCTAAAGCGAGAATACCTGCTTCTTGAACAAATGGTGTCTCATCTTCCAGAGAATCCATTGCCAAAGCTAATAAAACCTCATGATGCTGGCTTTCCATCAGCATATAAATCACTGAGGAACGAACTAACCAGTTGTCAGTCCGCTCAAATAGCTGTTGCAGCAAGGGAATCGCCACATCACCAAATTCCAAAAGGGAATTCGCTGCTTCAGATAGCACGTTAGCATCTCGGTTATGCTCTAGAATTTCTTGCAGAGCTTGAAATGAAGCTTCAGTGCGGTGATTGCCCAAACCCATCACAGCAAGGCGACATAATCCAACGTCTTTCTCAATAGCTAGCTTCTGGAGTATAGGCACAGCAACCTCAGATGGCAACGAGGCTAGTTCGTCTAAGGCGGCTTTGCGCTCATTCAAAGCTTTTGCACGCAGTTTCAACTCAAGAAGCTTGATCCGACTTTGATCCATTGCGTAAAAGGGACTGGGGACTGGGGACTGGGGACTGGGGACTGGGGACTG
Above is a window of Nostoc sp. UHCC 0702 DNA encoding:
- the leuD gene encoding 3-isopropylmalate dehydratase small subunit, with amino-acid sequence MVSQVKTVSGRGIPLVGDDIDTDRIIPARYLKAVTFDGLGEGVFIDDRKALKGEHPFDQLQYQGAKVLIVNRNFGCGSSREHAPQAIAKWGIQALIGESFAEIFFGNCVAMGIPCVTADAATVKQLQDLVAANPQAAVTINLQTLQVQIGDYTASISIGEGSRNMFVSGSWDACGQLVSNTNQIRQTATKLPYISWGKLGVRS
- a CDS encoding HEAT repeat domain-containing protein; amino-acid sequence: MDQSRIKLLELKLRAKALNERKAALDELASLPSEVAVPILQKLAIEKDVGLCRLAVMGLGNHRTEASFQALQEILEHNRDANVLSEAANSLLEFGDVAIPLLQQLFERTDNWLVRSSVIYMLMESQHHEVLLALAMDSLEDETPFVQEAGILALGQVLKSSLKNQALALLTELAEDSSWQKRWRVAIALQGCQDPQAKQLIAKLQQDEHFRVVAAALETASE
- a CDS encoding LL-diaminopimelate aminotransferase encodes the protein MATINDNYLKLKAGYLFPEIARRVNAFAEANPDAQIIRLGIGDVTEPLPEACRTAMILAVEEMGDRATFKGYGPEQGYAWLREKIAVQDFQARGAEVDASEIFISDGSKCDTGNILDIFGHDNIIAVTDPVYPVYVDTNVMAGNTGNANDQGEFEGLVYLPITAENNFTAEIPSKKVDLIYLCFPNNPTGATATKEHLKAWVDYAKANNSIIFFDAAYEAYITDPSIPHSIYEIDGAREVAIEFRSFSKNAGFTGTRCALTVVPKTLTAKAADGSDVELWKLWNRRQSTKFNGVSYIVQRGAEAVYSQEGQAQIKALVSFYLENAKIIREQLTAAGLAVYGGVNAPYVWVKTPNGLSSWEFFDKLLHTVNVVGTPGSGFGAAGEGYFRISAFNSRQNVEEATKRITEKFKV
- a CDS encoding protein kinase, with protein sequence MIGKLLDHRYQVIKVLAAGGFGQTYIAQDTRRPGNPICVVKHLQPATDPRVFETAKRLFNSEAETLEKLGNHDQIPRLLAYFDENQEFYLVQEFIEGHTLTEELIPGQKWSEDQVIQMLQEVLGILEFVHAQGVIHRDIKPDNIIRRTSDQKLVLVDFGAVKQLRSPMVTVGGQASATVAIGTPGYMPTEQGQGKPRPNSDIYSLGIIAIQALTGVLPAQLQEDPDTGEILWQHLANVNYRLAAVLTKMVRYHFKDRYQTVTEALQACQNVLNPVLAVTKPQESLKNHSYQPTISLSQASRQPTLAVAPANPATAKPARQKNSNKTDPLPLLIGILLAGGAAALAANVFPNIKDFAANFTGNNSAATGKCSAVVVGNSNIRSEPSSINSDNVLRTVGNDTKFEVTGNRTKRGWIEIKLNSNRSAWVNSQVIANNDQWISCLRDQGIAIKTVNDSSLITSLPVPKPRQKSRDVVIPASEISKTPTSESENSDSEKSVQSQPSVDSGKIVEQAKNKYDSGDLVGAIALLKSIPANASSGIKETTAIINQWQEDWTKADALFNDINQALEDGQWDKVLDYKNHPEKLPNTQYWRNKLEPLFKQAAANLAKQVLDNTEKPAKQNNSQQELRDTEKPANENNPQQELPNTTPEGTPEGGL